The following coding sequences lie in one Peribacillus frigoritolerans genomic window:
- a CDS encoding glycosyltransferase family 4 protein, protein MFKILVDARMIRSSGIGVYINNLLQIILGDNRNYQFSLLGAKEDLNHFSNFRNVSIIDCNVSIYSIKEQIELIKVISTGYDLVWSPHYNIPIFTSANTKLLVTIHDIFHLKHDINQNSISKKLYANFMFRSLSKKADKIICVSKFTKNELMKKVNVKSTSKIEVIYNGVDSEWFKQSRKKREPYIIYVGNVKPHKNLTNLISAFKLVYNDIPHNLIIIGKKEGFITSDNFVIESAAELGNRVVFTGYLEDNEMRQMVSDADFMVYPSIYEGFGLPPLEAMACGCPVIASEIASIPEVCGDNVEYINPFDIKDIANKLVFLANNSQRKLELSNKGLAHSRGFNWKQSSEDTLKVIREVLEQ, encoded by the coding sequence ATGTTCAAGATATTAGTTGATGCGAGGATGATTAGGTCTTCAGGGATAGGTGTTTATATAAATAATTTACTTCAAATTATTCTAGGGGATAACAGAAACTATCAATTCTCTTTATTAGGAGCAAAAGAAGACTTAAATCATTTTTCAAATTTTCGTAATGTATCGATTATAGATTGTAATGTTTCCATTTATTCTATTAAAGAGCAGATTGAGTTAATAAAAGTAATATCAACAGGATATGACTTAGTATGGTCACCTCATTACAATATTCCAATTTTTACGTCTGCAAACACAAAGTTATTAGTAACAATACACGATATTTTTCATTTAAAGCATGACATTAATCAGAATAGTATTTCCAAGAAACTTTATGCTAATTTTATGTTTCGCTCTTTAAGTAAAAAAGCAGATAAAATAATTTGTGTTTCTAAGTTTACTAAGAATGAATTAATGAAAAAAGTTAATGTGAAAAGCACCTCTAAAATTGAAGTAATATATAATGGGGTAGATTCAGAGTGGTTTAAACAATCCAGAAAAAAAAGAGAGCCTTATATTATTTACGTGGGAAATGTGAAACCACATAAAAACTTAACAAACTTAATATCCGCCTTTAAATTAGTTTATAACGATATTCCTCATAATCTAATAATAATAGGGAAAAAAGAAGGGTTTATTACCTCAGATAATTTTGTTATTGAATCAGCTGCAGAGTTAGGAAATAGAGTGGTCTTTACTGGTTACTTAGAAGATAACGAAATGAGACAAATGGTTTCAGATGCAGACTTTATGGTATATCCTTCGATTTATGAAGGCTTTGGACTGCCACCTTTGGAAGCAATGGCATGTGGTTGTCCAGTTATCGCATCAGAAATAGCATCAATACCAGAGGTATGTGGTGACAATGTCGAATATATAAATCCATTTGACATTAAAGACATAGCTAATAAATTAGTTTTCTTGGCAAATAATTCTCAAAGAAAACTAGAGCTATCTAATAAAGGGCTTGCACATTCAAGAGGATTTAATTGGAAGCAATCATCTGAAGATACTCTTAAAGTCATAAGAGAGGTGTTGGAACAATGA
- a CDS encoding UDP-glucose dehydrogenase family protein, protein MSKIAVVGTGYVGLVTGVALSEVGHCVTCVDIDKNKVEKMNMGITPIYEPGLGEMMKTNIEKDNLTFTTDYQQAFQGAVAIYIAVGTPENADGSANLKYIEQATKTIAKYAPTNTIVVVKSTVPVGTNHKVQAIIDEVVGEEKQVKVVSNPEFLREGSALHDAFHGDRIVIGADDSAAADVLEKINQPFGIPILKTDIRSAEMIKYASNAFLATKISFINEIANICEKVDADIEEVGKGMGLDQRIGTMFLNAGIGYGGSCFPKDTKALSKIASYVELDFHLLKSVIEVNAKQQRKLISLANERFGSLKGKKVAILGLSFKPNTDDMREAPSIVIARELVELGALVKAYDPIAINNAKEWLPNCIEYVQTKEEALAEADCVFILTEWDEFKDMSLSLFSEKMKQPIVFDGRNCFPLERVEDYSMEYYSIGRRKVLCLKADSNR, encoded by the coding sequence ATGAGCAAAATCGCTGTAGTTGGTACAGGATATGTTGGTTTGGTTACTGGTGTTGCTTTGTCTGAAGTTGGACATTGTGTAACGTGCGTGGACATAGATAAAAATAAAGTAGAAAAGATGAATATGGGAATTACCCCCATCTATGAGCCTGGTCTAGGTGAAATGATGAAAACTAATATTGAGAAGGATAATCTTACGTTTACTACGGATTATCAACAGGCTTTTCAAGGAGCTGTCGCTATTTATATTGCGGTGGGTACTCCAGAAAATGCAGATGGATCGGCAAACCTGAAATATATTGAACAGGCAACTAAAACCATTGCAAAGTATGCACCTACCAACACTATTGTCGTTGTTAAGAGCACAGTTCCCGTGGGAACAAATCATAAAGTCCAAGCCATTATTGATGAAGTAGTAGGTGAAGAAAAACAGGTCAAAGTAGTATCTAATCCTGAGTTTTTGAGAGAGGGTTCTGCACTTCATGATGCATTTCATGGAGATCGAATTGTCATCGGGGCTGATGATTCAGCTGCTGCTGACGTTCTAGAAAAGATAAATCAACCATTTGGTATTCCTATACTTAAAACAGACATTAGAAGTGCAGAAATGATAAAGTATGCATCAAACGCCTTCTTAGCAACTAAAATAAGTTTTATCAACGAAATTGCAAACATTTGTGAAAAGGTTGATGCAGATATCGAAGAAGTAGGAAAAGGTATGGGGCTTGATCAGCGTATAGGTACTATGTTTCTAAATGCAGGAATTGGTTATGGGGGATCATGTTTTCCGAAAGATACAAAAGCTTTGTCTAAAATTGCTTCTTATGTTGAACTTGATTTTCATTTGTTGAAGTCGGTAATTGAGGTGAATGCCAAGCAGCAGAGAAAACTTATTTCCCTAGCAAATGAACGCTTTGGTTCATTAAAAGGAAAAAAGGTCGCTATATTAGGTTTAAGTTTCAAACCAAACACTGATGATATGAGGGAAGCTCCCTCTATTGTGATAGCAAGAGAACTAGTAGAATTAGGAGCACTTGTAAAAGCATATGATCCGATAGCTATAAATAATGCAAAAGAATGGTTACCAAATTGTATAGAATATGTTCAAACCAAAGAAGAGGCTTTGGCAGAAGCGGATTGTGTTTTTATATTAACAGAATGGGATGAATTTAAAGATATGTCTTTAAGCTTGTTCAGTGAAAAGATGAAGCAACCGATTGTTTTTGATGGACGTAATTGCTTTCCGCTTGAAAGGGTAGAGGATTATTCCATGGAATATTACTCTATTGGACGAAGAAAAGTATTATGTTTAAAAGCTGACTCAAACAGATAA
- a CDS encoding glycosyltransferase — protein MKNILFLSHTFMGGSFVVGSHHLSKELVKRGNKVLHVSAPYSWFHIISKNDENKLRKELRGKFYSEGGVENLIPNTFLPKEMFHINKVSKFEIRKIVKKISNFFNNETIDIVLIDSPYFYPIIKHLNCLHKVYRPTDVYSHMEGSRVIKFESEATSLCKKIIATSTPVKEHLIDMYSISSENIKVISNGVDETYFLNRTNKKNDRETFIYAGAFDSRFDFDMLEFLVKENPTSLFQLIGPGNNKIMDLSKKYDNISYLGKQKYEKVIEYLMAADYGLLLTSDNPANKGRSPMKLYEYGLAGLKVLARKTPELQNRNEEFVFLYDDDSNISQVLESCKNYSMTSKEIKKQSLKESWKGKVDNLLTFIYS, from the coding sequence ATGAAAAATATATTATTTCTATCTCATACATTTATGGGGGGATCATTTGTTGTAGGGTCGCACCATCTCTCAAAAGAACTAGTTAAACGTGGTAATAAAGTTCTTCATGTTAGTGCACCGTATTCTTGGTTTCATATAATAAGCAAAAATGATGAAAATAAACTTAGAAAAGAGTTAAGAGGAAAGTTTTATAGCGAAGGTGGAGTGGAAAATCTAATACCTAATACTTTCCTTCCAAAAGAAATGTTTCATATTAATAAAGTTTCTAAGTTTGAAATTAGAAAAATAGTAAAGAAGATTTCTAATTTCTTTAATAATGAAACTATAGATATAGTATTAATTGATTCTCCTTATTTCTACCCAATAATTAAACATTTGAACTGTTTACATAAAGTATACCGTCCTACTGATGTTTATTCTCATATGGAAGGTAGTAGAGTAATTAAGTTTGAAAGTGAAGCAACATCGTTATGTAAAAAAATTATAGCTACGTCTACACCAGTCAAAGAACATTTAATTGACATGTATTCTATTAGTTCTGAGAATATCAAGGTGATTAGTAACGGTGTAGATGAAACCTATTTTTTAAACCGAACAAACAAAAAAAATGATAGAGAAACTTTCATTTATGCTGGTGCATTTGATAGTCGTTTTGATTTTGATATGCTGGAATTTCTAGTGAAAGAAAACCCAACAAGTTTATTTCAATTAATTGGTCCGGGAAATAATAAAATAATGGACCTTTCAAAAAAGTATGACAATATTTCTTATCTTGGAAAGCAAAAGTATGAAAAAGTTATTGAGTATTTAATGGCTGCAGATTATGGTTTATTGTTAACCAGTGACAATCCCGCCAATAAAGGTAGAAGTCCAATGAAATTATATGAATATGGATTAGCTGGATTAAAGGTTTTAGCAAGAAAAACACCAGAATTGCAAAATAGAAATGAAGAATTTGTATTTTTGTATGATGATGATTCAAATATTTCTCAGGTGCTAGAATCTTGTAAAAATTATTCCATGACTTCAAAAGAAATTAAGAAACAGTCATTAAAAGAGTCATGGAAAGGGAAAGTTGATAATTTATTAACATTCATTTATTCATAA
- a CDS encoding glycosyltransferase family 4 protein has protein sequence MRIAILCNEMKPVPAVDGGAVETLVDLLIENNEKEQKLRIDVFSKDSERALSKSKTIKNTNFYFIHYSQNLEKIVNLLNKFLGRLRLRKIFHPYIFNAVKELKKQEYDWIIIENRPLYVGFVKKNKKEAKIALHLHNDTINIDRSDSKNIVKLCDKVLSVSEYINNRVKEVCSTDKELEKAIVLENRINVNKFKTKKMNSQFLRVKYNIPSEENILIYHGRVIEEKGVLELIKAFGKAIVKNPSLHLFIIGELNDKSYEEKLRIAINRLPLNKVLMIGYVNHAELPKYLDSANIIVLPSLGDEAFGLTIVESMAMKKPVISTNVGAIPEILSDNCGVLVENDEHLVPNLAKEILSLVSNSDKQQVLSNNGREKAVLAYNSENYLSDLINKLKL, from the coding sequence ATGAGAATAGCTATTTTGTGTAATGAAATGAAGCCAGTGCCAGCAGTAGATGGGGGAGCTGTAGAGACATTAGTAGACTTGTTAATTGAAAATAATGAAAAGGAACAAAAGCTCAGGATTGATGTGTTTTCAAAAGACAGTGAGAGAGCTTTGAGTAAAAGTAAAACAATAAAAAACACAAATTTTTATTTTATACATTATAGCCAAAACCTAGAGAAAATAGTTAATTTATTAAATAAATTTTTAGGGAGATTACGTCTTAGAAAAATTTTTCATCCGTATATATTTAATGCTGTTAAAGAACTTAAAAAGCAGGAATATGATTGGATTATTATAGAAAATAGACCGTTATATGTAGGTTTTGTAAAAAAAAATAAAAAGGAAGCTAAAATCGCGCTTCATTTGCATAATGATACTATTAATATAGATAGATCTGATTCTAAGAATATCGTTAAACTGTGTGATAAAGTACTTTCTGTTAGTGAATATATAAATAATAGGGTTAAAGAAGTTTGTTCTACAGATAAAGAATTGGAGAAAGCGATTGTTTTAGAAAACAGAATCAATGTTAATAAATTTAAAACTAAAAAAATGAATTCTCAATTCTTGAGAGTGAAATATAACATCCCCTCAGAAGAAAATATTTTAATATATCATGGAAGAGTAATAGAAGAAAAAGGTGTTTTAGAGTTAATTAAGGCTTTCGGCAAAGCTATAGTTAAAAATCCGTCGCTACATCTGTTTATAATTGGAGAATTAAATGATAAATCATATGAAGAAAAATTGAGGATTGCTATCAATAGATTGCCATTAAACAAAGTGTTGATGATTGGTTATGTTAATCATGCTGAATTGCCTAAATATCTTGATTCTGCAAATATCATTGTTCTTCCATCACTAGGGGACGAAGCTTTTGGTCTAACAATTGTTGAATCGATGGCGATGAAAAAGCCGGTTATATCTACGAATGTTGGAGCAATCCCAGAGATACTATCTGATAATTGTGGGGTTTTAGTAGAAAATGATGAACACCTTGTTCCTAATTTAGCAAAAGAAATATTGAGCTTAGTCAGTAATAGTGATAAGCAACAAGTATTATCAAACAATGGTAGAGAAAAAGCAGTTTTGGCATATAATTCTGAGAACTATTTATCTGATTTAATAAATAAACTAAAATTATAG
- a CDS encoding oligosaccharide flippase family protein → MNNFIKKLIGFSIGPVAGAFITFLTIPLTTYFIDPNEYGKASMFSLFQMIFGTFLFLGIDQAYTREYHSSKNKLNLFQNAIFIPLIMAFFILLITFLLPSQISILLFGSSNLIIPAILFGIMIVAMVIERFILLSLRMEEKALEYSLVTIFTKLAIFFFTLVFVIFIRRDFLAVVYSAVFGQIIADIYLIIRYRLLFVYKNFSLNKELLKKMLLFGLPILIATSLSSLLNSLDRLSLRAWSDFYQVGIFTATLKIAGALSIIQVSFTSFWVPTAYRWYEEGKNIEYFKIVSDSILLLMSILFIAILMLKDLIIYVLSPGYADATYIVAFLCLQPIIYTVSETTCLGIVFSKKTYLSIWVGLIALVPNIIINIILVPKFGAIGAAIATSVSYVFFFVARTHFSNENGMRFPVIKHYGIILLLLSGAFLNLLSIKWMFMFMINISLLFLILSLQFTTIKKMWTIYRKKDTKESGFFAK, encoded by the coding sequence ATGAATAACTTTATAAAGAAGCTCATCGGTTTTTCAATAGGCCCTGTAGCAGGTGCTTTTATTACATTTCTTACGATTCCATTAACAACCTACTTTATAGATCCAAATGAATACGGGAAGGCCAGTATGTTTTCGTTATTCCAAATGATTTTTGGAACATTTTTGTTCCTTGGCATTGATCAAGCATATACAAGAGAATATCATTCGTCAAAAAATAAATTGAACTTATTCCAAAATGCTATTTTTATTCCTTTGATTATGGCTTTTTTTATATTACTAATTACATTTTTACTACCATCTCAGATATCAATATTGTTGTTTGGTAGCTCAAATCTAATTATTCCTGCTATTTTATTCGGGATAATGATAGTAGCTATGGTTATTGAAAGATTTATTTTACTTTCTCTAAGAATGGAAGAAAAAGCACTGGAGTATTCATTAGTTACTATATTTACTAAGCTAGCTATTTTCTTCTTTACTTTGGTATTTGTAATTTTTATAAGACGTGATTTTCTAGCAGTTGTCTACTCTGCAGTATTTGGACAAATTATAGCTGACATATACCTAATAATTAGATACAGGTTACTTTTTGTATATAAAAACTTTTCATTGAATAAAGAATTACTGAAAAAAATGCTTTTATTTGGATTGCCAATTTTAATAGCGACATCTTTATCGAGCCTGTTGAATTCACTTGATAGATTATCTTTACGAGCATGGAGTGATTTCTATCAGGTAGGAATTTTTACAGCAACATTAAAAATTGCTGGAGCTTTAAGTATTATCCAAGTAAGTTTCACAAGTTTTTGGGTTCCCACGGCTTATCGTTGGTATGAGGAAGGTAAAAATATAGAGTATTTTAAGATAGTCAGTGATTCGATATTATTGTTAATGTCCATACTATTCATCGCAATCTTAATGTTAAAAGATCTAATTATCTATGTATTATCACCTGGATATGCGGATGCAACGTATATTGTTGCTTTCTTATGTTTACAACCAATTATATATACTGTGAGTGAAACAACATGTTTAGGTATAGTGTTTTCGAAAAAAACTTATTTGAGTATCTGGGTAGGTTTGATAGCGTTAGTTCCAAATATCATTATTAATATCATTTTAGTCCCTAAATTCGGTGCAATTGGAGCAGCAATTGCAACTTCAGTATCATATGTTTTCTTTTTTGTGGCTAGAACTCATTTTTCAAATGAAAATGGAATGAGGTTCCCTGTTATAAAGCACTATGGAATAATATTATTGTTATTATCTGGTGCATTTTTGAATTTGCTTTCAATAAAATGGATGTTTATGTTTATGATAAATATATCCTTGCTTTTCTTAATTTTAAGTTTACAATTCACAACCATAAAAAAAATGTGGACTATATATAGAAAAAAGGATACAAAAGAATCTGGTTTTTTCGCGAAATAA
- a CDS encoding glycosyltransferase, with translation MNICIVNVGFNLGGVEKVAVELANSLHRRGDNIALIDFSGENTFFYDIDKGINTPNAIKARKIRRKIIKRGLYFKHKINKKSLNILDLYKEQAEDLIKYLKQSKHEIVILCQDSLTALVPSLKEEFPNIKIVAWQHNNYDVYTKQYSKEFIDDYFSGIRQADLVVCLTSADLEKYKKLNVNSCYIYNPLTISETKISNLNNNIIVFVGRLKIEQKGLDYLINIARELEPGWKILVAGDGADKREFKNLIITNKLEDKIILKGSLRGNELIDFYSLGSIFISTSRWEGFGLVITEAMASGLPVISFNNLGPKEILKDGEYGILVEKYNIDDFILQLKELILDREKREFFQRKSIERSKDFSTQVILKEWAIKLKSL, from the coding sequence ATGAACATTTGTATTGTAAACGTGGGTTTTAATTTAGGCGGTGTCGAAAAGGTAGCAGTCGAATTGGCAAATTCTTTGCATAGAAGAGGGGATAATATTGCTTTAATCGATTTTTCAGGAGAAAATACTTTTTTTTATGATATAGATAAAGGTATTAACACACCCAACGCTATAAAAGCTAGAAAAATCAGAAGAAAAATAATAAAAAGAGGTTTATATTTTAAGCATAAAATAAACAAAAAATCGCTTAATATATTAGATTTATATAAAGAACAGGCAGAGGATTTAATTAAATATTTAAAACAAAGTAAACACGAAATAGTCATATTGTGTCAAGATTCACTAACAGCTCTCGTCCCTTCACTAAAAGAAGAATTTCCTAATATAAAAATTGTTGCTTGGCAACATAATAATTACGATGTGTATACTAAGCAATATAGTAAAGAGTTTATCGATGATTATTTTTCAGGAATCAGACAAGCTGATTTGGTTGTATGCTTAACATCCGCAGACCTAGAAAAATACAAAAAATTAAATGTGAACTCATGCTACATCTATAATCCGTTAACCATTTCTGAAACAAAAATTAGTAACTTAAATAATAATATTATTGTTTTTGTTGGACGTTTGAAAATCGAACAAAAAGGTCTAGACTATCTAATAAACATTGCTAGAGAATTAGAACCGGGGTGGAAAATTCTTGTAGCTGGAGATGGTGCAGACAAAAGGGAATTTAAGAATTTAATTATTACCAATAAATTAGAAGATAAAATTATATTAAAAGGTTCTCTGAGGGGTAATGAATTAATTGATTTTTATTCTTTAGGCTCCATCTTTATTTCGACCTCAAGATGGGAAGGATTTGGTCTTGTAATCACAGAAGCCATGGCAAGTGGATTACCTGTAATAAGTTTTAATAATCTAGGGCCGAAAGAGATTTTAAAAGACGGCGAATATGGAATCTTGGTTGAAAAATATAACATTGATGATTTTATACTTCAATTGAAAGAATTAATACTTGATAGAGAAAAGCGAGAGTTTTTTCAAAGGAAAAGTATTGAAAGATCAAAAGACTTTAGTACACAAGTTATTTTAAAAGAATGGGCTATTAAACTAAAATCACTGTAA
- a CDS encoding sugar transferase: MSDTASENKPLTNLEGSDLSDSQIVVQKQRFPYLATKRLIDIIGALAGLMLTFPVFVLISFLYLFGENKGPVIFGQKRVGQNGKMFVVYKFRSMIVNAEQVLKNDKSLYKKYLQNNYKLESEEDPRITNIGRFLRKTSLDELPQLINVLKGDMSLVGPRPVIQEELKEYNNRLSEFLAVKPGVTGYWQICGRSDVGYPERADLEFYYIDHQGFKLDIKILLNTILLVATRKGAY; encoded by the coding sequence ATGAGTGATACAGCTTCTGAAAATAAACCATTAACTAATTTAGAAGGATCTGATTTAAGTGATTCTCAAATTGTTGTTCAAAAACAACGTTTTCCTTATCTTGCAACTAAAAGACTAATTGATATTATAGGAGCTCTTGCAGGGTTAATGCTAACTTTTCCGGTGTTTGTTCTTATCAGTTTCCTGTATTTGTTTGGCGAGAATAAAGGTCCTGTCATTTTTGGACAAAAACGAGTGGGGCAAAATGGAAAGATGTTTGTAGTGTATAAGTTTCGTTCAATGATTGTAAATGCTGAACAAGTTTTAAAAAATGATAAATCACTCTATAAAAAGTACCTACAGAACAATTATAAATTGGAATCAGAAGAAGATCCACGCATCACAAATATAGGACGTTTTTTAAGGAAAACTAGCTTAGATGAACTTCCTCAATTAATAAATGTACTAAAGGGTGATATGAGTTTAGTTGGTCCAAGACCCGTTATCCAAGAAGAACTGAAAGAGTATAATAATCGTTTATCCGAGTTTCTGGCTGTTAAACCTGGTGTTACCGGCTATTGGCAAATCTGTGGTCGAAGTGATGTGGGTTACCCTGAACGTGCGGATTTAGAGTTTTATTATATTGATCATCAAGGGTTTAAGCTAGATATTAAGATTCTTTTAAATACAATTTTACTAGTAGCGACTAGAAAAGGAGCATATTAA
- the galU gene encoding UTP--glucose-1-phosphate uridylyltransferase GalU: protein MKKVKKAIIPAAGLGTRFLPATKAMPKEMLPIVDKPTIQYIIEEAVASGIEDIIIVTGKGKRAIEDHFDNAFELENNLMEKNKFELLEKVQAPSKVDIHYIRQKEPKGLGHAVWCARKFIGNEPFAVLLGDDIVQAETPCLKQLMNEYDKTLSSVIGVQTVPKEETHRYGIVDPSNQNGRRYEVNNFVEKPAKGTAPSDLAIMGRYIFTPEIFMFLEKHELGAGGEIQLTDAIQKLNEIQRVFAYDFEGKRFDVGEKLGFIQTTIEFALNNEDLKDSLLDFLGEVLKKESVKVNKYE, encoded by the coding sequence ATGAAAAAAGTAAAAAAAGCAATAATTCCAGCAGCAGGGTTGGGGACAAGGTTCTTGCCAGCCACTAAGGCGATGCCCAAGGAAATGCTACCTATCGTGGATAAACCAACCATTCAATATATCATCGAAGAAGCGGTCGCTTCAGGTATTGAAGATATCATTATTGTAACCGGAAAAGGTAAACGTGCAATTGAGGATCATTTCGACAATGCATTTGAACTTGAAAATAATTTAATGGAAAAAAATAAATTCGAATTACTTGAAAAGGTCCAAGCTCCTTCCAAAGTTGATATTCATTACATTAGACAAAAGGAACCAAAAGGTTTAGGACACGCAGTTTGGTGTGCAAGGAAATTTATCGGAAATGAACCATTCGCCGTTTTATTAGGTGATGATATCGTCCAAGCGGAAACACCTTGCTTAAAACAGTTAATGAATGAATATGATAAAACCCTATCCTCAGTCATTGGTGTACAAACCGTTCCTAAAGAAGAAACCCATCGTTATGGGATTGTAGATCCAAGTAACCAAAACGGCCGACGCTATGAAGTAAATAACTTTGTCGAAAAGCCAGCAAAAGGAACAGCTCCATCCGACTTGGCAATCATGGGCCGTTACATTTTCACTCCTGAAATATTTATGTTCTTGGAAAAGCATGAACTGGGAGCAGGTGGGGAGATTCAGTTGACAGATGCCATCCAAAAGTTAAACGAAATTCAACGAGTTTTTGCATATGATTTTGAAGGAAAGAGATTCGACGTAGGCGAGAAATTAGGGTTTATTCAAACGACCATTGAGTTTGCGTTGAACAATGAAGACTTAAAAGATTCATTGTTGGACTTCTTAGGAGAAGTTTTAAAAAAAGAAAGTGTAAAAGTGAATAAGTATGAGTGA
- a CDS encoding tyrosine-protein phosphatase, whose product MIDIHSHILPGIDDGAQSIEDSLEMARIAVLEGIHKIIATPHHMNGKYENRKQDIIHRVAELNEVLTAEAIPLEILPGQETRIYGEILKDYELEEIITLNDGEKYLFIELPSAHVPRYTEQLLSDIQFERLTPIIVHPERNQELIENPDLLYKFVNNGTLTQVTASSVSGAFGKNIQKFAMQLIESNLTHFISSDAHNITSRSFKMNEAFDVIEKKFSVDYVDLFLDNAELLVAGKTVYKEVPDKIKKKKYWGFFNVRG is encoded by the coding sequence ATGATAGACATCCATTCCCACATATTACCTGGGATAGATGATGGAGCTCAATCGATTGAGGATAGTTTAGAGATGGCGAGAATAGCGGTTTTAGAAGGTATACATAAGATCATTGCAACGCCGCATCATATGAATGGGAAATACGAAAATCGGAAACAAGATATCATCCACAGAGTGGCAGAGCTCAATGAAGTATTAACAGCGGAAGCGATTCCGTTGGAAATACTGCCAGGGCAAGAAACAAGGATATATGGAGAGATTTTGAAAGACTATGAACTGGAAGAAATCATCACACTGAATGATGGAGAAAAGTATCTTTTTATTGAACTGCCATCTGCACATGTCCCGCGCTATACGGAACAATTGCTCTCAGATATACAATTCGAGCGCTTGACTCCGATAATCGTCCATCCAGAACGAAACCAAGAATTAATCGAAAATCCGGATCTTTTATACAAGTTTGTGAACAACGGAACACTTACCCAGGTAACTGCTTCCAGCGTTTCGGGTGCCTTCGGAAAGAACATTCAAAAGTTTGCGATGCAATTAATTGAATCTAATCTAACACATTTCATTTCATCAGATGCTCATAATATCACAAGTCGAAGCTTCAAAATGAATGAAGCTTTTGATGTGATTGAAAAGAAATTCAGTGTCGACTATGTTGACCTTTTTCTAGATAATGCGGAATTGCTTGTAGCAGGTAAAACGGTTTATAAAGAAGTCCCTGATAAGATTAAAAAGAAAAAATATTGGGGATTTTTTAATGTCCGAGGCTAA
- a CDS encoding CpsD/CapB family tyrosine-protein kinase — MAKKKNLDTKRKLIAKFNPKSPISEQFRTIRTNIQFSAVDEEMRSIMVTSTGPGEGKSTTAANLAVVFAQQGKKVLLVDADLRKPTVHYTFNLPNTFGMTNVLTKRMDLKDAVVETDEKNLYVLSSGPVPPNPAELLGSNSMNELFERFYEEFDVIIMDTPPVLAVTDAQILSNKCDGTILVISSGKTGTEQAIKAKELLNAASCNLLGVVLNNKKMQKNSQYYYYYGNK, encoded by the coding sequence TTGGCTAAAAAGAAAAATTTGGATACTAAAAGAAAATTAATTGCCAAATTCAATCCAAAATCCCCGATATCGGAACAATTCCGTACCATTCGGACGAATATTCAATTTTCTGCCGTTGATGAAGAGATGCGTTCGATCATGGTCACTTCTACAGGACCAGGAGAAGGGAAATCCACCACAGCAGCCAATCTTGCGGTCGTATTTGCACAGCAAGGAAAAAAGGTTTTGCTTGTGGATGCGGACTTAAGAAAACCAACAGTTCATTATACCTTCAATTTACCTAATACCTTTGGAATGACGAATGTATTAACGAAACGCATGGATTTGAAAGATGCTGTCGTTGAAACGGATGAAAAAAATCTATATGTGTTATCCAGCGGCCCAGTTCCCCCTAATCCGGCTGAATTGCTAGGCTCTAACTCGATGAATGAATTATTCGAACGTTTCTACGAAGAATTTGACGTCATTATCATGGATACACCACCAGTCTTGGCGGTTACGGATGCACAAATTCTATCGAACAAATGTGACGGAACGATTCTTGTAATCTCGAGCGGGAAAACAGGAACTGAACAAGCGATAAAGGCAAAAGAACTATTGAATGCAGCTTCATGTAACCTTTTGGGGGTTGTGTTAAATAATAAAAAAATGCAAAAAAATAGCCAGTATTACTATTATTATGGAAATAAGTAA